Within the bacterium genome, the region AACAAAAATATTCCAAAAAGGGGAAGAATCCAGTAGTAACAGGAAGGAAAGAAAGAGGTATCAAGGTCAAAACAAAGGACTAATATAAAAGCAAGGAATGCATATTTTATGTAAGGATTTGAATAAAGCCTTATATCAGGACCAGAGATTTTTCTTGAGATATTGTTTGTTATATCCTGGATTGTTCCCGCTGGGCAGAGAAATCTGCAAAATAGCCTTCCAAAAAGACTTAGGGGAATTGCAATATAAAGAATAGGGTTTCTTAAGGTTTTCGCAGGGCAATATAAAAGGTTACATCCTGAGCAGGCAATCCAAGGAAGAGAATATGGGCAAAATTTTATGGGAATAAGAATGGGAAAGAGAAGAATAAGGGAGATAAGTTTTATTATCCTTCTGATAATGGAGAGCTTCATTGCGTTATAAAGTTTATAGTGTATAAAGATTTAATAATTCGGACAAAATTTTATCAGAATAAGGTGTAGATAAAAGGACCAACCGCACTTGATTGGGCAAAGATAAGAAGCAAAGCGAAGAGGAGCAAAACAACAACCATGGGAATAAGCCACCAAAGTTTTCTTTGCCAAAGAAATCCTATCAATTCGCCCATTATCCCAAACCTTGTAATTATTCCTTTAATTATCTCCATTTTTTCTTACTATAAATTTCTCAAGCACCAATACATCCATTCCACTTTTACTAAATGTGTTAAAAGCATCCTCTGGCGTATTAACAATAGGCTCTCCCTTTAGATTAAAGGATGTATTTAAAATCAGGGGAATGCCTGTTGCGCTTTTAAACTTTTCAATAAGCCTATAATACTTTGGGTTTGTCTCCTTAAATACAGTCTGAAGCCTTCCTGTTCCATCCACATGGGTAATTGCAGGAATAATATCCCTTTTGTCTTCTAAAACATCTACCACATAAAGCATAAACCTTGCAGGATAATGCAATGATGGATTAGAAAGGTTAAAATATTTGCTTGTTTCTTCCACCAGAACAGATGGTGCGAAGGGCCTAAATGGCTCTCTAAACTTTATCTTTATATTCACAATATCCTTCATCTTTGCCTTTCTGGGATCTGCAAGGATTGACCTATTTCCCAATGCCCGAGGACCCCATTCAAATCTTCCTTGAAACCATCCTACAACCTTATCATTTTGAAGATAGCCAACAATTCTTTCAAACAATCTCTCATCATCCTCAATATATTCGTAAGGAATATTATTTTTGTCAAGGAATTCCTTTATTTCTCCAAAGCTATATTCCTTTCCCCAAAATGCATGCTCCATCACAAAGCTCCTTTCCTTTCCAAGGAGGCTATGATAGGCATATAAGGCTGCTCCCAATGCACCTCCACCATCGCCTGCCTGCGGCTGAATATATAATTCCTCAAATTGCGTCTTTTTTAATACCCTTCCATTGGCGACGCTATTTAAGGCAACGCCTCCAGCAATGCAGAGCTTTTTAAGACCTGTCTCTTTATAAAGGCAATTTACNNNNNNNNNNGCGGCTATATCAGCATAGTATTGGTTTTCTTCACAAAGCTCTTCAAAATTTCCTGGTTTTTCTCCAAAATATATGGGAAATCCAGATTCTTTGGTAAAGAAATGAGATTTCGGATCTCTTGGTTTTCCAAAAAGGGATTCAAATTTAGGGCTAAATGTCTTATCTGGTGAATAATGGAAAGAAAAATAATCCATATTAAGGGAAAATGAACCATCATTGTTTAGAGCGATAAGTTTCTCTACCTTATCTACATAATTTGGCTTTCCAAATGGTGCCATTCCCATAACCTTGTATTCACCCTCATTCACCTCAAACCCTAAAAATGCTGTAAATGCAGAGTATAGAAGACCTAAGGAATGTGGAAAATGGAGCTCCTTTTTTAAAATAATCTCTTTATCTTTTCCTATTCCCATGGTTGCGGTTGTCCATTCTCCAACCCCATCAATGGTTAATATAGCTGCCTCATCAAATGGCGAGCAAAAAAAGCAAGATGCAGCATGTGAAAGATGGTGTTCAATAAACAAAATTTTATTTTCATCTACCCCCAATTTGCTTCTTATAATATTCTTTATCCAAAGCTTATCTAATAGCCAGGTTAGCATTGCCTCTCTAAATACCTTCCATCCCTTAGGAAAGACTTGAAAAGAATTCATAAGAATCCTTTCAAATTTGATGAATGGCTTTTCATAGAAGACAATGTAATCTAGGTCAGAAGCTTTTATTCCTGCCATATCAAGGCAAAAAAGGATAGAGTTTATAGGAAAATCATAATCATGCTTTTTTCTGGTGAATCTTTCCTCCTCACAACAGGCAACCAACATTCCATCTTTAAGGAGGCCGGCTGATGCATCGTGGTAAAAGCAAGAGATGCCTAATATATACATTTATTTGAGGCGAGATAGTCATAGAGAAGGGAAGAAACCTTTTCAACCCCCTTGCTAGAAAGATGGACCTCATCAACAAAATAGCTATCATCATCAAGAAAATCTGCTATTTTAATAAGCCCCACATTTTCCTTTTTTGCAATATCTTCTATAATTTGATTGTAAGATTTAAACCCCAAATCCTCTCTTTGTGATTTCTTTGCCCCCTGGGTCATAAGAATAGGAAAGATATTATTTGCCTTTGCAATTGCTACAATGTTTATTAGATTATTTTTAAAAAACTCCATTCCAGCATGAAAATCCCTATTTTTATCTACATCCTTAAACCTAAAAAATCCTGTCCTTGAATTTACAAACCTCATTAAGAATGAGTATTTCATTAGGCTTCCCCAAAATCCTGTCCTATGTCTATATGTAAGGAAATCAAAGGTTAAATATTTATTTGAATAATCAGATAAAATCTCCTTTCCGTAGTAATTACAAGACAAATCATTGATATTGTGATAAACAGTGATAATGTCAGGCTTAAGCTCTACATTTCTTAAGGCAAGGTTCACCAATGTATGGGCAGAGGAAAATCCATCTCCACCTGCATTTAATACCCTAATCTTTAGGTTTGGATATTTATCTTGCAATTTCTTCTTTAAACATTGAGGATAAGATAAACCCCTTGTGTAAAAAGCCCCTCTTTTTTCGATAAATGGAGGAGGTGCTCCATACAGGGTTGTTGAACCTCCAAAGCAGATTATCCTTTTTTCATTTTTTTCCTTTTTTTTAACAATCTGCTCTCCTTTTTTGAATATATACCACTTTGCTTTTTTGTAGGGAGCAGGCCAATCATAGATAGTAAAAAAGCTGCTTATAAATGACTTGGGTTTTTCTATAAAGCCCTTTCCAATAGAATATGCATATATCCTTGTAATTAGCTCCAACCCGAAAAGGAGGAGTATAATAGAGAAAAAGCTAATTAAGAGATTCTTCTTCAAAATTGCCTCCTTGCTTCTAAAATATCGGGCTTTACCCATTTCTTTTCAATCCATTGATTTCTTTTCTTTAGCTTTAAAGGGTCTTTAAATATCTTAATGTATAAGGCAAATGGGGTGATAAAGAGAAAATAGAAAATAGAAAGGATAACCCTTGCATTGAAATTTCCTATTTTATGGGCAAGCTCAATCCATTTGTCAAAAATCTTCTTCATTTTTCAAAATTATAACATAAAAATGTCTGAATTGCAACCGCTGGTCTTTATTTAATGCAATCTTAAAGGCTTATTGATATAATATCCTTAAACATATGAAAGAAATAACATCACCAGAGGCTTTTATAGAGGAAAAGGAGAGCGAGAATTCCTTAAGACCAAAGGATTTTTCTGAGTTTATAGGCCAAAACAAGCTTGTTGAGAACCTCAAGATATTTATTGAGGCAGCAAAGAAAAGGAATGAGCAGCTAGACCATATCCTTTTTTCAGGTCCACCTGGCTTGGGAAAGACAACCCTGGCAGGGATTATAAACAGAGAGATGGGAAGCAACATTCTTTCCACATCAGGGCCCATATTGGAGCGTCCCGGAGATTTAGCATCTATTCTTACCGCCCTAAAGGAATTTGATTGCCTATTTATTGATGAAATACACAGGATAAACAAGGCTGTTTCTGAGCTTTTATACTCTGCTATGGAGGATTTTAGGATTGATATTTTGCTTGGAAAGGGTGCATCTGCAAGGAGTATAAAGCTCTCCCTTCCAAGATTTACCCTGATTGGAGCTACAACAAGGCAGGGATTGCTTGCATCGCCATTAAGGAATAGGTTTGGAATATCAGAGGTTGTTTCTTTCTATTCAGAAGATGAGCTTTTTTCCATTATTCTTCGCTCTTCCAAAATTTTGAATATAGAAACAGAAGAAGATGCAGCTTGCATAATAGCAAAGAGGTCAAGGGGAACACCAAGGATTGCAAATAGGCTTTTAAGAAGAATAAGGGATTATGCACAGGTAAAGGGGAAAGGAAAGATAACAGAAGATATTGCAAGCGAAGGGCTAATGAGGCTTGAGGTTGATAGATTTGGGCTTGATTCTATGGATAGGAGGATTCTTGATATTTTGATAAATAAATTCCAAGGAAGGGCTATTGGAATAAAAACCCTGACTGCCTCTTTAGAGGAGGATGAAAGCACCATAAGCGAGGTATATGAACCATATTTATTAAGGATAGGATTTATAGAGAGAACACCAAAGGGAAGAAAGGCAACAGAATCTGCAATAAATTATCTCTCTTTTAAAAAATGAAAGCCCTTGCCCTCCTCTCTGGAGGACTTGATTCAACCCTTGCAATAAAGCTTATCCTTAATCAAAACATAGAGGTTTCCTGCATAAATTTTACAAGCCCATTCTTTCAAGGAAGCTATCCAGAAAGAATAGCTGATAGATTTGGGATTTCCCTTAAGATAGTTAAATTGGAAGATGATTACCTCAAGATGCTTAAAAATCCAAAATATGGCTATGGAAGGAATATAAACCCCTGCATTGATTGCAAAATCCTTATCTTTAAACAAGCCAAATCTTATATGGAAGAAATCGGTGCTAAATTTATCATTACTGGCGAGGTATTGGGAGAAAGGCTAATGTCTCAAAAAAAAGATGTAATGAGGCTAATAGAAAAAGAATCTGGCCTTTCTGGCCTTGTTTTAAGACCACTTTCGGCAAAATTGCTTGCTAAAACAAAGCCAGAGATTGAAGGATGGGTAAATAGGGAGAAATTGCTTGCCATATCCGGAAGGAGTAGAAAACCCCAGATAAAATTGGCAAGCGAATTTGGGATAAAGGATTATCCAACACCAGCAGGCGGATGCCTTCTTACAGACCCAGGTTTTGCTTTTAGGATGAAGGACCTAATGAAACATAGCCCAAATTTTGGCTTAAATGATATTGAGCTTTTAAAGATAGGACGTCATTTCAGACTTTCTCCATATTTTAAGCTTGTGGTTGGAAGAAATGAAATGGAAAATATAAGGCTTAAAGGGCTAGCTTTGGATTCTGATATTATTTTTGAGCCAGAAAATGGCCCCCTTGGTTTAGGAAGGGGAGAATTTGATGAAGAATGGCTTGTTTTCTCTTCTAAAATTATTGCAAAATATTGTGATGGGAAGACAACGCTATCCATCCAATCAAAGGAAATTAAACGCCAAATTACAGCAGATAAAGAAGAAAATATTAAAAAATGGATGATAATTCCTAAAAATCCCTTTGTTTAATTGTTTAGCTTTAGCTTGCACCTATCTTATCCAATCCAATGGGTCTTGTGGTTTTCCATCCAGCCTTATCTCAAAATGCAAGGTTGGGATTTCAGCATCCCCCGATTTTCCAACCGAACCTATTACATCCCCCTTTGCTACCTTTTGTCCTGTGCTTACATTAAGGCTATCAAGGTGGCCATAGAGGCTATAGAGTGAGCCATTATGGTCAATCATAATGAGCTTTCCATAACCCATAAAATAATCGGCATAGACAACCTCACCATTAGAGACAGCAAAAACAGAGGAGCCCAAAGGAGCGGATATATCTATGCCCTTGTTGAAAATTATTGTTCCTGTTTTGGGATGGGTATATCTTCCAAATTCCCTTGCTATATTTCTGCTTTTTGTTGGCCAGATAAGGGAACCTACAGGCTTTGAAGGTCTTTCTTCCCTTGTTGTCTTTCTTTGTGCCTCAAGCCTTTTAATTAATGCCTCAAGCTTTTTCTGGTCAGATTTTAGCTTATTTATCCTTTTTTGCAATTGCTCTTCATCCTTTTTTATTTCTGATAAAGCCTTGTTTTGCAAGGCAATCTCCAACTCTTGCTTTTTTACCTCAGAGATAACCTTTTTCTTTTCATCCTTTGTTTTATTAAAAACCACACCCAATCCTTCTTTTTTTACAACCTCTTTCTTTTTTTCTAATTCCCTTTCCTCTATTGAAAGAAAGAGGTCATCTATCAAGATGCCTAACAATTCCCCTTTTTCTTTATCTTCCCAAAATGGATTTTTGGATGTTTTGTAGTCAAAAAGCCCTCTTACTACAATGGAAAGCCCCCTCTTTTTTTTAGAAATCTCATTCGTAAGCCCTGTTATTCTTTCCTCTGTAATCTCTATCCTCTTTGAAATCTTTTTTATATCCTTTTCTAAACTTTTAAGGTTTTCCTTTTTTATCTTTTGGTTTTTGGAGATTTTATCTATCCTGCTTAAAGCCTTTCCCTTTTTCTCCTTTGTTGCTTTAAGGCTTGTTTCTATTTTTTTAATTTCATCCTCAATTTTTAAAAGCCTATCCCTTTCATCCTCAATCCTTGCCAAAGCAATTAAAGGGATTAGCAAAACAAATAGCCCTATCTTATTTCTGATAAAAATAGGCAATTTTCTCCAAAGAAGAATGTTTTTTTAAGCTTAAAATATGTTTTATCGGAATAGATTTCTTTGCAAAGAGAAGAATCTACCCAGCTATCCAGATATCCTTCACCTGTAAGGGGTAAAACAATATAAGCTATCTTATTTTCCTTGCACCATTTATATAAAGAAACCAAATCCATATCTTTTAAAAAAGGCTTTCTTATCCAATTTCTCTCTTTTATTCTATATTTAGCAAGGTAGAAGTATGAAGGTTCGCAACCCATTGGTGCATATATTTTTTTATCTTTTAGATTCTCTTTTATGTAAAAAATTGTCTTTCTATAAGGAAGGATACCAAAGCCTGCAGTCCATTTCCTGCTTTTATAATTAGATAGATTAAGGAGCAATGGGGAGGAAGAAAATATTGCCTGATAGAGCATAATAAGGATAAGCAAAAAGAGAAACAACCTTCTTTTTAGTTGGGCAATCCCTACGGAAAGGATAATAGCAAGGATAAGGTAATATGGCTGAGCATGGCGAATACTTCCTAAACCCCATGTTGATGAGATGAATATATAGTAAAGGAGGAAAAAAGAGAGGAATAAAACCCTAAATCTTTTTAAAAAGAAAAAGGAGGCAATGACAAACAAGGTAATAAATGGTCCAAGGGAAACCCAAATTTGTTTTGCATTTAAAAGGAGAAGCCCTGGATCTTCTATCCAAGAAAAGGACAGATTTGCATTTCTATATTGATAAGAAACGATGATAAATGGAAAACCAAAAAGGAAGGGAATAAGGGAATATTTTAAAACAGAGATTGATATCTTTCCCTTTATTCTCAAAACAAGGAGGATAAATAGAAACAAGAACAAAATCTTTCTTTCATAAAGCAATCCTATTCCCAAAATAGACATAGAGTAAAAGAAACTTTGCTCCTTGTTATCCAAGAGAAAACAGAGAAAATAATAGAAAGAAGCAGTGGTAAAGAAAAGCTCACCTGGTGCAAGTCCACAGAGGTTTGTGAAATTGAAAAGTGTTGGAAAGAATATGGTAATTAAAAATCCACAGACAAAAGAAAAACTATCCTTTTTCAAAAGAATAAGCTGGGTTATCTTTCCCACATATATTCCCGCTAAAGAAAGGAGGAAAAACTGGATAAAATTACCCACCCATTCATTTATTCCAAAAAATATATATCCTAAAAGATAAAGGGTCTTAGGAATGGGAGGATGGCGGAAGAGAGGGTCTGGCTTACCTATACTTGTAAGAGGAAGAAAGAGAATTACAAAAATAGAAAGGGATATTCCAAAAATAAATAAAAGATGC harbors:
- a CDS encoding 4Fe-4S binding protein, which translates into the protein MKLSIIRRIIKLISLILLFPILIPIKFCPYSLPWIACSGCNLLYCPAKTLRNPILYIAIPLSLFGRLFCRFLCPAGTIQDITNNISRKISGPDIRLYSNPYIKYAFLAFILVLCFDLDTSFFPSCYYWILPLFGIFLFLSSFKARYWCLSLCPIGFILSIFRLNTLSAFGRHPSGRGELRNQ
- a CDS encoding DUF5989 family protein; this encodes MEIIKGIITRFGIMGELIGFLWQRKLWWLIPMVVVLLLFALLLIFAQSSAVGPFIYTLF
- a CDS encoding carbamoyltransferase C-terminal domain-containing protein — its product is VNCLYKETGLKKLCIAGGVALNSVANGRVLKKTQFEELYIQPQAGDGGGALGAALYAYHSLLGKERSFVMEHAFWGKEYSFGEIKEFLDKNNIPYEYIEDDERLFERIVGYLQNDKVVGWFQGRFEWGPRALGNRSILADPRKAKMKDIVNIKIKFREPFRPFAPSVLVEETSKYFNLSNPSLHYPARFMLYVVDVLEDKRDIIPAITHVDGTGRLQTVFKETNPKYYRLIEKFKSATGIPLILNTSFNLKGEPIVNTPEDAFNTFSKSGMDVLVLEKFIVRKNGDN
- a CDS encoding carbamoyltransferase N-terminal domain-containing protein — protein: MYILGISCFYHDASAGLLKDGMLVACCEEERFTRKKHDYDFPINSILFCLDMAGIKASDLDYIVFYEKPFIKFERILMNSFQVFPKGWKVFREAMLTWLLDKLWIKNIIRSKLGVDENKILFIEHHLSHAASCFFCSPFDEAAILTIDGVGEWTTATMGIGKDKEIILKKELHFPHSLGLLYSAFTAFLGFEVNEGEYKVMGMAPFGKPNYVDKVEKLIALNNDGSFSLNMDYFSFHYSPDKTFSPKFESLFGKPRDPKSHFFTKESGFPIYFGEKPGNFEELCEENQYYADIAA
- a CDS encoding GDSL-type esterase/lipase family protein, whose protein sequence is MGKARYFRSKEAILKKNLLISFFSIILLLFGLELITRIYAYSIGKGFIEKPKSFISSFFTIYDWPAPYKKAKWYIFKKGEQIVKKKEKNEKRIICFGGSTTLYGAPPPFIEKRGAFYTRGLSYPQCLKKKLQDKYPNLKIRVLNAGGDGFSSAHTLVNLALRNVELKPDIITVYHNINDLSCNYYGKEILSDYSNKYLTFDFLTYRHRTGFWGSLMKYSFLMRFVNSRTGFFRFKDVDKNRDFHAGMEFFKNNLINIVAIAKANNIFPILMTQGAKKSQREDLGFKSYNQIIEDIAKKENVGLIKIADFLDDDSYFVDEVHLSSKGVEKVSSLLYDYLASNKCIY
- the ruvB gene encoding Holliday junction branch migration DNA helicase RuvB is translated as MKEITSPEAFIEEKESENSLRPKDFSEFIGQNKLVENLKIFIEAAKKRNEQLDHILFSGPPGLGKTTLAGIINREMGSNILSTSGPILERPGDLASILTALKEFDCLFIDEIHRINKAVSELLYSAMEDFRIDILLGKGASARSIKLSLPRFTLIGATTRQGLLASPLRNRFGISEVVSFYSEDELFSIILRSSKILNIETEEDAACIIAKRSRGTPRIANRLLRRIRDYAQVKGKGKITEDIASEGLMRLEVDRFGLDSMDRRILDILINKFQGRAIGIKTLTASLEEDESTISEVYEPYLLRIGFIERTPKGRKATESAINYLSFKK
- a CDS encoding peptidoglycan DD-metalloendopeptidase family protein; its protein translation is MPIFIRNKIGLFVLLIPLIALARIEDERDRLLKIEDEIKKIETSLKATKEKKGKALSRIDKISKNQKIKKENLKSLEKDIKKISKRIEITEERITGLTNEISKKKRGLSIVVRGLFDYKTSKNPFWEDKEKGELLGILIDDLFLSIEERELEKKKEVVKKEGLGVVFNKTKDEKKKVISEVKKQELEIALQNKALSEIKKDEEQLQKRINKLKSDQKKLEALIKRLEAQRKTTREERPSKPVGSLIWPTKSRNIAREFGRYTHPKTGTIIFNKGIDISAPLGSSVFAVSNGEVVYADYFMGYGKLIMIDHNGSLYSLYGHLDSLNVSTGQKVAKGDVIGSVGKSGDAEIPTLHFEIRLDGKPQDPLDWIR